The following are encoded together in the Anoplopoma fimbria isolate UVic2021 breed Golden Eagle Sablefish chromosome 13, Afim_UVic_2022, whole genome shotgun sequence genome:
- the bin3 gene encoding bridging integrator 3 — protein sequence MKITTRPETRNTGTQELRSTVLNMSWIPFKIGQPKKQIVSKTVERDFEREYDKLQKLEDQTKKLHKDMKKSTEADLAMSKAAVKISADLLSNPLCEQDQAFLDSMTALDTAMKRMDSFNQEKVIQIQKTVIDPLKKYSGVFPSLNMAVKRREQALQDYKRLQSKVEKYEEKEKTGPVMVKLHQAREELRPVRDDFEAKNKQLLDEMPKFYYSRIDYFQPSFEALIRAQVVYFTEMYNIFSELTDQIDQAGLTDEQRERETEAKLSELRALSIVADD from the exons ATGAAGATCACAACACGACCAGAGACCAGGAACACAGGAACACAGGAGCTCAGGAGCACAGTCCTCAACATGAGCTG GATTCCCTTCAAGATCGGACAACCAAAGAAGCAGATTGTCTCTAAAACG gtTGAAAGAGACTTCGAGCGAGAATATGACAAGCTCCAAAA GCTGGAGGATCAGACGAAAAAGCTTCACAAGGACATGAAGAAAAGCACTGAGGCTGATTTAG CCATGTCCAAAGCAGCAGTGAAGATCTCTGCAGACCTGCTGAGTAACCCGCTGTGTGAGCAGGACCAGGCCTTCCTGGATTCCATGACCGCTTTAGATACAGCTATGAAAAGGATGGACTCCTTCAACCAGGAGAAG GTCATTCAGATCCAGAAGACAGTTATTGACCCTCTGAAAAA GTACAGTGGCGTCTTTCCCAGCCTCAACATGGCAGTGAAGCGCCGGGAACAGGCTCTGCAGGACTACAAACGGTTGCAATCCAAAGTGGAGAAgtatgaagagaaagaaaaaacggGGCCCGTTATGGTCAAACTACATCAG GCCAGAGAGGAGCTCCGACCGGTCAGGGACGACTTCGAGGCCAAGAACAAGCAGCTGCTGGACGAGATGCCCAAGTTCTACTACAGCCGCATCGACTACTTCCAGCCCAGCTTTGAGGCTCTCATCAGGGCGCAG GTTGTCTATTTCACAGAAATGTACAACATCTTCAGCGAGTTAACAGACCAGATCGACCAGGCCGGGCTGACTGAtgagcagagggagagggagaccgAGGCCAAGCTCAGCGAGTTGCGTGCTCTGTCCATTGTCGCCGACGACTGA
- the egr3 gene encoding early growth response protein 3 has protein sequence MTGKLAEKLPLTMSSLINTIPDSLYPEEDIPTSMNIFTSTESINHYSQMNTDNIMDLGMGSEKASGEIQYGSSFQSNRSGQTVTYLGKFAFDTPPSGGIGGSGWCSDNNIISLVSAGILGVSPSPGNVTTQTSSSAASMGGQTSDMEQVYGPPLPAYSTCSDLYQDQVSFHHSPATSTALAYPGNDYHSTSKASMDGSLFSMIPDYNLFHHQGEVGVMEHKPFQTMDPIRVNPPPITPLETIRAFKDKQQIHPGFIGGQQHPPQHHPAPQTLTLKPIRPRKYPNRPSKTPVHERPHACPAENCDRRFSRSDELTRHLRIHTGHKPFQCRICMRSFSRSDHLTTHIRTHTGEKPFSCEFCGRKFARSDERKRHAKVHLKQKDKKPADKSSGAAGSHSSPPSSCGGPTVGTS, from the exons ATGACAGGGAAACTAGCGGAGAAGCTCCCTCTGACGATGAGCAGCTTAATCAACACGATCCCCGACAGTCTCTACCCAGAGGAGGACATCCCGACGTCCATGAACATCTTCACCAGTACGGAATCTATTAACCACTACTCTCAGATGAACACAG ATAATATCATGGATCTGGGCATGGGAAGCGAGAAGGCATCCGGAGAGATTCAGTATGGATCCAGCTTCCAGTCCAACCGCAGCGGGCAGACGGTCACTTATCTGGGAAAGTTTGCCTTTGACACTCCTCCGTCAGGTGGCATCGGCGGCTCTGGCTGGTGCTCTGATAACAATATCATCAGTCTTGTCAGTGCGGGGATCCTGGGCGTTTCTCCATCCCCCGGCAATGTAACCACACAGACATCATCCTCTGCAGCCAGCATGGGCGGACAGACGTCAGATATGGAGCAGGTTTACGGTCCCCCACTGCCTGCCTACTCCACCTGCAGTGACCTGTACCAGGACCAGGTCTCCTTCCACCACAGCCCTGCCACCAGCACGGCTCTAGCCTACCCCGGCAATGACTATCACTCCACATCCAAAGCCTCCATGGATGGCAGCCTCTTCTCCATGATCCCTGATTACAACCTTTTCCACCATCAAGGCGAGGTTGGCGTGATGGAGCACAAGCCCTTCCAGACCATGGACCCCATCAGAGTCAACCCTCCACCCATCACACCCCTGGAGACCATCAGGGCATTCAAAGACAAACAGCAGATTCACCCAGGTTTCATCGGCGGGCAGCAGCATCCTCCTCAGCACCACCCGGCACCACAGACTCTCACCCTCAAACCCATCCGACCACGGAAGTACCCCAACCGTCCCAGCAAAACCCCCGTCCACGAAAGGCCGCACGCCTGTCCAGCGGAGAACTGTGACAGACGCTTCTCACGCTCAGACGAGCTCACACGCCACCTTCGCATCCACACAGGTCACAAACCCTTCCAGTGCAGAATATGCATGCGCTCCTTCAGTCGGAGTGACCACCTGACCACACAcatccgcacacacacaggcgagAAACCCTTCTCCTGTGAGTTCTGTGGACGCAAGTTTGCCAGAAGTGACGAGCGAAAGAGACACGCAAAGGTTCACCTGAAACAGAAGGACAAGAAGCCAGCTGACAAGAGCAGCGGGGCAGCTGGGAGCCACAGCTCGCCACCCAGCTCCTGTGGGGGGCCAACAGTGGGAACGTCATGA